Proteins found in one Anoplolepis gracilipes chromosome 7, ASM4749672v1, whole genome shotgun sequence genomic segment:
- the LOC140667375 gene encoding LOW QUALITY PROTEIN: heat shock protein 83 (The sequence of the model RefSeq protein was modified relative to this genomic sequence to represent the inferred CDS: inserted 4 bases in 3 codons; deleted 3 bases in 2 codons; substituted 1 base at 1 genomic stop codon) has translation MLMQVQTKDKENVRRKVTFAFYAENSQLLSLINNDLYTNKEIFLQELISNSNNALDKIYRMESSKLNNKELYTKIIPSKTKHTLIIIDTDIGMTKTDLVYKLETRATIGIKTFMKTLQAKTNISVGQFGMGFYAAYLVAYKVTVTSKHNNDKQYLXKSSADGTFTIICDTSGSLVHDTKVVXYIKETQLEYLEESKIKKIXEKHCQYIEYPIKLIVEKEHEKELNKDDCREAEKTKNTRKYKXNQKRKKKKKKIIKKIEELNNIKPIWTKSPHDITKDECNKLYNSLTNNLGKYLTVYHCSSDNQLKFTVVIFIPGDRRPDRLHVDRKSINCTLKAYLSPTTAKI, from the exons atgTTGATGCAAGTACAGactaaagataaagaaaacgtCAGAAGAAAGGTAACCTTTGCCTTTTATGCAGAAAATTCTCAGCTTTTATCTTTGATCAACAATGACCTCTATACT AATAAAGAAATCTTTCTCCAAGAATTGATATCAAATTCTAATAATGCTTTagacaaaatttatagaatgGAATCTTCCAAGCTTAACAATAAAGAATTGTACACCAAGATTATACCAAGCAAGACCAAGCATACACTAATCATCATTGATACTGATATTGGTATGACCAAGACTGATTTAGTTTACAAGCTTGAAACACGTGCAACGATTGGCATT AAGACTTTTATGAAAACACTCCAAGCTAAGACTAACATCTCTGTTGGTCAATTTGGCATGGGGTTCTATGCTGCATATCTTGTAGCTTATAAAGTAACTGTCACTTCCAAACATAACAATGACAAACAATACTTGTGAAAATCCAGTGCAGATGGAACATTCACTATCATATGTGACACCAGTGGATCATTAGTACATGATACAAAGGTTG CTTATATTAAGGAAACTCAATTGGAATATTTAGAAGAgagcaagataaaaaaaa tcgagaaACACTGTCAGTACATTGAATATCCGATTAAATTGATCGTGGAAAAAGAACATGAGAAAGAACTAAACAAAGATGACTGTAGAGAGgctgaaaaaacaaaaaatacaaggaaatataa caatcagaaaaggaaaaaaaagaagaaaaagattattaagaaGATAGAAGAACTCAACAACATAAAGCCTATCTGGACCAAAAGTCCTCATGATATTACCAAAGAcgaatgtaataaattgtacaacTCGCTTACTAATAATTTAGGCAAATATTTAACTGTGTACCACTGCAGTTCagataatcaattaaaattcacaGTTGTAATCTTCATACCCGGTGATAGGCGACCTGACAGATTGCATGTAGATAGAAAGAGTATCAATTGTACATTAAAGGCGTATTTATCACCGACGACTGCAAAGATTTAA